In bacterium, a single window of DNA contains:
- a CDS encoding KH domain-containing protein, translating to MDVKLKDLVEYLAKALVDHPNEVKVTEVEGEQTTIYELKVAPGDIGKIIGKQGRTARSIRTILSAAAAKQKKRAVMEIIEEGK from the coding sequence ATGGACGTGAAATTGAAAGATTTAGTTGAATACCTTGCGAAAGCATTGGTTGACCATCCAAACGAAGTTAAAGTCACTGAAGTTGAAGGTGAACAAACCACTATCTATGAACTGAAAGTCGCTCCTGGTGACATTGGGAAAATCATCGGAAAACAAGGGCGTACTGCCCGCTCAATTCGTACCATTCTCTCAGCCGCAGCGGCTAAACAGAAAAAGCGTGCGGTAATGGAAATTATTGAAGAAGGCAAATAG
- a CDS encoding low molecular weight protein arginine phosphatase has product MKSVLIVCTANICRSAMGEGLLKQILAEKQITGVTVRSAGISAGSGFTASANAIKVMRELGIDISGHKSSPITVSLIENSDIILAMEQYHKEYIESMFPEANGKVRLVREFAVDTKNYLDIEDPIGGTLETYRRCADEIRRCLLNFVAEYFT; this is encoded by the coding sequence ATGAAATCAGTGTTAATTGTGTGTACTGCAAATATCTGTCGGAGTGCGATGGGTGAAGGATTGCTCAAACAGATTCTAGCCGAAAAACAGATAACCGGGGTCACGGTTCGTTCAGCGGGAATATCTGCAGGTTCAGGATTTACTGCGTCAGCGAATGCGATTAAAGTAATGCGCGAACTTGGAATAGATATCTCCGGTCATAAATCGAGTCCAATAACCGTATCGTTAATCGAAAATTCCGATATCATTTTGGCAATGGAACAGTATCATAAAGAGTATATCGAGAGTATGTTTCCGGAAGCGAACGGAAAAGTCAGGTTAGTCCGAGAATTTGCGGTTGATACCAAGAATTATCTGGATATTGAAGACCCGATTGGCGGAACGCTCGAAACATATCGGCGGTGTGCTGATGAAATTCGACGATGTTTATTAAATTTTGTCGCTGAATATTTTACGTGA
- a CDS encoding sigma-70 family RNA polymerase sigma factor, whose amino-acid sequence MQTLSHLSDTELITRCQTRHDHLAFSELVNRYRNEIYRIVYYYVRNAEDALDVMQEAFIKAYISLATLDDTSRFRVWLIRIAVNQAIDNYRKWSKQTANNCNQNADETGGLRTHNLSRNPRNQMETKELNQQITYAISKLPKQQQLVFILRFIYEMPISEIAESVSCSEGSVKSNVFHALRKMRKELAKLQKGELPYAPMSLVSNPGSGIPVWGIDAEQIAEVQ is encoded by the coding sequence ATGCAAACGTTATCTCATCTTTCTGATACTGAATTGATTACGAGATGTCAAACCCGACACGACCATCTCGCCTTTTCCGAATTGGTTAACCGATACCGCAATGAGATATACCGCATCGTATATTATTATGTCCGAAATGCGGAAGATGCACTCGATGTTATGCAGGAAGCATTTATTAAAGCATATATTTCATTAGCGACGTTAGATGATACCAGCCGATTTCGGGTTTGGTTAATTCGGATTGCAGTTAATCAGGCGATAGATAATTACCGGAAATGGAGTAAACAAACTGCCAATAATTGTAATCAGAACGCAGATGAAACTGGTGGACTCAGGACGCACAATTTAAGTCGGAATCCGCGAAACCAAATGGAAACTAAAGAACTTAACCAGCAGATAACGTATGCAATTTCAAAATTGCCAAAACAACAGCAGTTAGTATTTATCCTACGGTTTATTTACGAGATGCCGATATCAGAAATTGCGGAATCGGTATCGTGCTCAGAAGGAAGCGTTAAATCGAATGTATTCCATGCGCTACGAAAAATGCGGAAAGAACTCGCAAAACTTCAGAAAGGAGAATTACCCTATGCGCCGATGTCGCTGGTATCAAACCCTGGTTCCGGAATACCTGTTTGGGGAATTGACGCCGAGCAAATTGCTGAAGTTCAATAG
- a CDS encoding L-threonylcarbamoyladenylate synthase encodes MQIIKVNCLTPNPNIVELAAQTIQNHGVVVVPTETVYGLVCSVFDDSAVKRIFEIKGRTFDKPLPVFFSSIEQIVAVIGSENVPDSAIQLFRNYAPGPITVIIKCGKSIPTLVTAQTETVGIRIPQSALILSLIERVGIPLASTSANHSQQPSHTDAQAVIAELGDSVDLILDAGICGSGKPSTVVDLTAEPPKVLREGEITVAQLREILGVIEPC; translated from the coding sequence ATGCAGATTATCAAAGTTAATTGTTTAACTCCCAATCCGAATATTGTAGAACTTGCGGCGCAAACGATTCAGAATCATGGAGTAGTAGTTGTTCCCACGGAAACGGTGTACGGATTAGTCTGTTCAGTTTTCGATGACTCTGCGGTGAAACGAATTTTTGAAATTAAAGGCAGAACGTTTGATAAACCGCTTCCGGTATTTTTTAGTAGCATCGAACAGATTGTTGCCGTTATCGGTTCGGAGAATGTGCCAGATTCAGCGATACAATTATTCCGGAACTATGCTCCGGGACCAATAACGGTGATAATCAAATGCGGGAAATCAATACCAACGCTAGTAACTGCACAGACTGAAACGGTAGGCATTCGGATACCGCAGAGCGCATTAATTTTATCGTTAATCGAGCGGGTAGGGATACCGCTTGCCAGTACGAGCGCAAATCATTCGCAACAACCGAGTCATACTGATGCCCAAGCGGTCATTGCGGAATTAGGCGATAGCGTCGATTTGATTCTTGACGCTGGCATCTGCGGAAGCGGGAAACCATCAACGGTGGTAGATTTAACCGCTGAACCACCGAAAGTGTTGCGCGAAGGAGAAATAACCGTAGCGCAACTGCGGGAAATACTGGGTGTCATCGAACCCTGCTAA
- the rpiB gene encoding ribose 5-phosphate isomerase B gives MAISIALGSDHAGFELKEKIKIWLEQHNYPYRDFGCYSLESVDYPDYGLLVAEAVARKEYTYGIAVCGSGIGICIVANKVKGIRASLCTSIEMAITARTHNNANVLCLAGRGTDHNLAIKIVETWLTTPFSEEARHQRRIDKIRQIETKYEYTNYVK, from the coding sequence ATGGCAATATCTATAGCACTCGGTTCAGACCATGCTGGGTTTGAATTGAAAGAAAAAATTAAAATCTGGTTAGAGCAACATAACTATCCCTATCGCGATTTCGGATGTTATTCACTAGAGTCGGTTGATTATCCAGATTATGGACTCTTGGTAGCAGAAGCGGTTGCTCGGAAAGAATACACCTATGGGATAGCGGTTTGTGGTTCAGGAATTGGGATTTGCATCGTAGCGAATAAGGTTAAAGGGATTCGCGCATCGTTATGTACTTCGATCGAAATGGCAATAACCGCACGAACCCATAATAATGCGAATGTATTATGTCTAGCAGGAAGAGGCACTGACCATAATTTAGCGATTAAAATTGTAGAAACTTGGCTTACCACGCCGTTTAGCGAAGAAGCACGACACCAGCGGAGAATAGATAAAATCCGCCAGATTGAAACCAAATATGAATACACAAACTATGTCAAATAA
- a CDS encoding ribonuclease HII, with translation MSRQLRLQFHHQVKRKNRPQPNCDFEQQYYNQGYQRIAGIDEAGRGPLAGPVVAAAVILPAECLLPGINDSKKLTAKQRDKLYQLIVEQAVSVGVGIVSEKVIDEINILQASIQAMLMAIEKLSVQPECLLIDAVTLPDCPLPQQGIIKGDQKSVSIAAASIVAKVVRDTIMHDYERQYPNYHFAKHKGYATKQHIAEIKQFGLCEIHRRSFCTAYLSCGIQ, from the coding sequence ATGTCACGGCAACTCCGCCTGCAGTTTCACCACCAAGTGAAACGAAAGAACAGACCACAACCTAACTGCGATTTTGAACAGCAGTATTATAATCAGGGATATCAGCGTATCGCTGGTATCGATGAAGCAGGACGTGGTCCGTTAGCGGGACCGGTGGTAGCGGCGGCGGTCATATTACCGGCTGAATGTTTATTACCGGGAATTAACGATTCGAAAAAATTAACCGCTAAACAACGGGACAAATTATACCAGTTGATTGTTGAACAAGCGGTCAGTGTCGGCGTTGGGATTGTTTCCGAAAAGGTCATTGATGAAATTAATATTCTACAAGCGAGTATTCAAGCGATGCTAATGGCAATAGAAAAATTATCAGTTCAGCCGGAATGCTTGTTAATCGATGCGGTAACCCTACCCGACTGTCCGCTACCGCAACAAGGCATTATTAAAGGAGACCAGAAAAGTGTTTCGATTGCTGCGGCATCAATCGTCGCAAAAGTTGTTCGCGATACTATAATGCACGATTATGAACGGCAGTATCCGAATTATCATTTCGCAAAACATAAAGGATACGCAACGAAACAACATATCGCTGAAATCAAGCAGTTCGGATTATGCGAAATTCATCGGCGCAGTTTTTGTACCGCTTATCTCAGTTGTGGGATACAATAA
- the rplS gene encoding 50S ribosomal protein L19, translating into MKPVIAQIEKTYLKKGKLPEFSPGDTIRVYSKVIEGDKERSQAFEGIVIAKRGSGLRETFTVRKVSFGVGIERTFFLHSPNVQRIRLVRKGKVRRAKLYYLRDLSGKKARITEKISQEVKPTSDVTATPPAVSPPSETKEQTTT; encoded by the coding sequence ATGAAACCGGTAATAGCACAAATTGAAAAAACGTATCTAAAAAAAGGAAAGTTACCGGAATTTTCACCCGGCGATACCATTCGGGTATATTCAAAAGTGATTGAGGGTGATAAGGAACGTTCGCAAGCGTTTGAAGGAATCGTTATTGCGAAACGTGGTTCCGGATTGCGGGAAACGTTCACGGTTCGGAAAGTATCATTTGGAGTTGGTATCGAACGAACCTTCTTTCTCCATTCCCCGAATGTACAACGAATCCGGTTGGTAAGAAAAGGAAAAGTCCGTCGGGCTAAACTATACTATTTACGCGATTTATCTGGGAAAAAAGCGCGAATCACAGAAAAAATTTCTCAGGAGGTAAAACCGACATCTGATGTCACGGCAACTCCGCCTGCAGTTTCACCACCAAGTGAAACGAAAGAACAGACCACAACCTAA
- a CDS encoding DUF2062 domain-containing protein, whose product MKYSKLQCQPKRWIKLHYLKILRLKDTPEKIAGGFAIGVFIGLFPTPWIGLILAPFLATILKRNRVASILGTLVMNPFTSPFVYAVSYTLGVFLLGQGLQNPFLVMKQSSVIEWFGKDVIVPYLIGITIVTIIGTALSYWFILRLVIIYQKRKLEKLHHNKT is encoded by the coding sequence ATGAAATATTCGAAACTACAATGTCAACCTAAACGGTGGATTAAACTCCATTATTTAAAAATCCTGCGTCTGAAGGATACGCCGGAAAAAATTGCTGGCGGGTTCGCCATCGGAGTGTTTATCGGGTTATTTCCAACGCCGTGGATAGGGTTAATTCTCGCGCCGTTTTTAGCCACGATTTTGAAACGGAATCGCGTCGCTTCAATTCTCGGCACGCTGGTGATGAACCCGTTTACCTCGCCGTTTGTTTATGCCGTGAGTTATACGCTCGGAGTTTTTCTACTCGGGCAGGGGCTTCAGAACCCGTTTCTCGTGATGAAACAAAGCAGCGTCATTGAATGGTTTGGAAAAGATGTTATCGTTCCCTATCTTATTGGGATAACTATCGTAACGATTATTGGAACCGCATTGAGTTATTGGTTTATCTTAAGATTGGTTATAATATATCAGAAACGGAAATTAGAAAAATTGCATCATAACAAAACATAA
- a CDS encoding serine hydroxymethyltransferase — protein MFGSSLPAVDPEIAQAIRDEISRQQNNLELIASENFVSPAVLEAMGSVLTNKYAEGYPAKRYYGGCEYVDIVEQLAIDRAKQLFNAEHANVQAHSGSQANMAVYFAMLNVGDTILAMQLSHGGHLTHGSPVNFSGKFFRIVSYGVRPDTETIDYDAVRSLAIEHRPKLILAGASAYPRIIDFAKFRAIADEVGAYFMVDMAHIAGLVAVGLHPSPVPYADFVTSTTHKTLRGPRAGFILCKEKYAKEIDKMMFPGIQGGPLMHIIAAKAVAFKEALQPEFKVYQQQIVHNAQALAKGLLQRGYRLVSGGTDTHLMLVNLQNKGITGREAETILGVAGITVNRNTIPFETQKPTITSGIRIGTPAVTTRGMKEPEMELIAEFINRAIENRTNEPALAKIRDEVRQLCQKFPLYKNL, from the coding sequence ATGTTTGGAAGCAGTTTACCAGCCGTTGACCCAGAAATAGCGCAAGCGATTCGGGATGAAATCAGTCGGCAGCAGAATAATTTAGAATTGATCGCATCAGAGAATTTTGTTAGTCCCGCAGTATTGGAAGCAATGGGTTCAGTTTTAACCAATAAATACGCCGAAGGATATCCTGCGAAACGATATTACGGTGGCTGCGAATATGTTGATATTGTGGAACAATTAGCGATTGACCGCGCAAAACAACTCTTCAATGCAGAACACGCGAATGTTCAAGCGCATAGCGGTTCCCAAGCGAATATGGCGGTATATTTTGCGATGCTGAATGTCGGCGATACAATTCTCGCGATGCAACTTAGTCACGGTGGGCATTTAACCCACGGGAGTCCGGTAAACTTTTCGGGAAAATTTTTTCGAATAGTCTCCTACGGGGTTCGACCCGACACCGAAACCATAGATTATGATGCGGTACGCTCCTTGGCGATAGAACATCGACCGAAATTGATTCTAGCAGGAGCTAGCGCTTATCCGCGAATTATTGATTTCGCTAAATTCCGCGCAATTGCTGATGAAGTCGGCGCATATTTTATGGTAGATATGGCACATATTGCTGGTCTAGTTGCAGTTGGTCTCCATCCAAGCCCAGTACCGTATGCTGATTTCGTGACTTCAACGACACATAAAACACTACGAGGCCCTCGTGCGGGGTTTATCCTCTGTAAAGAGAAATATGCGAAAGAAATCGATAAAATGATGTTTCCCGGTATCCAAGGGGGACCACTGATGCATATAATCGCCGCAAAAGCGGTCGCATTCAAAGAAGCACTGCAACCAGAGTTTAAGGTATATCAACAGCAGATCGTGCATAACGCGCAAGCTTTAGCAAAAGGATTACTCCAGCGGGGATACCGATTGGTGAGCGGTGGAACCGATACCCATCTTATGCTCGTCAATCTGCAGAATAAAGGGATTACCGGACGGGAAGCTGAAACGATATTAGGAGTCGCTGGAATAACCGTTAACCGGAATACTATCCCGTTTGAGACCCAAAAACCAACGATAACTAGTGGGATTCGCATCGGGACTCCAGCCGTAACCACGCGCGGAATGAAAGAACCGGAAATGGAATTAATCGCCGAGTTTATTAACCGTGCTATTGAGAATCGAACGAATGAACCTGCATTAGCGAAAATTCGAGACGAAGTTAGACAACTCTGCCAGAAATTTCCTCTGTATAAGAATTTATAA
- a CDS encoding type II secretion system F family protein, whose amino-acid sequence MLNTKGSRFVNDELILFTRHLSAAVSMELPVSQTLEVMAKEMNGRAFGRTLTEVKEQIDEGTPLSQALGKHDRYFPEYYCRLIAAGEQGNALKEILDQLGDYLDRTYKLNKRIRAALAYPSVVGILILLDIILIGFIGIIPRFKMVFMELGANLPWISSLLLTIGERFFYYLGGFITGIIILLMLYYTTGIIRSRKGKFMIDRVLLNLPLTGIVTRRIAAARFTRTLGSLLRGGVPLPEALRLTADTSFNEAVKQAILAVKQQVEEGEKFGQKLAGTEVFPQTMVWMIAMGEGKGTLESTLDHLADYYDTQVESSIAVATAIFEPLVIIIIGIMVAFFVTAMFLPLFNIINFIR is encoded by the coding sequence ATGCTGAATACAAAAGGTTCACGGTTCGTTAACGATGAATTGATATTATTCACGCGCCATTTATCTGCAGCGGTAAGCATGGAATTACCGGTCAGCCAGACGCTTGAAGTTATGGCGAAAGAAATGAACGGGCGAGCGTTCGGCCGAACTTTAACTGAGGTTAAAGAACAGATTGATGAAGGAACGCCGCTTTCTCAAGCATTAGGGAAACACGACCGATATTTTCCTGAATACTACTGCCGATTAATTGCTGCCGGTGAACAGGGAAATGCATTAAAAGAAATCTTAGACCAGCTTGGGGATTATCTTGACCGGACGTATAAACTGAATAAACGGATTCGCGCCGCATTAGCCTATCCTTCAGTAGTTGGCATATTAATTTTATTAGATATCATTCTCATTGGGTTTATAGGAATTATTCCGCGATTTAAAATGGTATTTATGGAACTTGGCGCAAATTTGCCTTGGATTAGTTCGTTACTGCTTACTATCGGTGAAAGATTTTTCTATTATCTCGGTGGATTTATAACTGGAATAATCATATTGCTAATGCTTTACTATACAACTGGGATTATCCGCTCCAGAAAGGGAAAATTTATGATTGACCGGGTCTTATTAAATCTGCCGTTAACCGGTATTGTTACGCGCAGAATTGCAGCAGCTCGGTTCACTCGGACTCTTGGCAGTCTCCTTCGTGGCGGGGTTCCTCTGCCAGAAGCGTTGCGATTAACCGCAGATACGAGCTTTAACGAGGCGGTTAAACAAGCGATTTTAGCAGTTAAACAACAGGTTGAAGAAGGAGAAAAATTCGGGCAGAAATTAGCGGGAACGGAAGTATTCCCGCAAACGATGGTTTGGATGATTGCAATGGGCGAAGGTAAGGGAACGCTGGAATCAACGCTTGACCATCTAGCGGATTATTACGATACGCAAGTTGAATCGAGTATCGCGGTAGCTACCGCAATATTCGAACCGTTAGTAATCATTATCATTGGGATTATGGTCGCATTTTTTGTTACCGCAATGTTTTTACCGTTATTCAATATAATCAATTTCATTAGATAA
- the trmD gene encoding tRNA (guanosine(37)-N1)-methyltransferase TrmD, whose protein sequence is MMHIDILTLFPGIFTGPLQESILKIAQEKKLLSITLVDIREFCSDKHKTADDEPYGGGPGMVIKPEPLTAAIESRLAKYPDAELIFLSPQGKLFNQQLARELANKPNLVLVCGRYEGIDERVKQLFNHQEISIGDYVLTGGEIPALVIIDAVSRLLPGVVGNPESVIADSFSEWAGFDYPHYTRPAVFRGLAVPEVLTSGNHERIRRWRRKQALKKTRLVRPELIKADLMTAEDKQLIAEIEAELNVK, encoded by the coding sequence ATGATGCATATTGATATCCTGACATTGTTCCCTGGCATTTTCACTGGACCGTTGCAGGAAAGTATCCTGAAAATTGCACAGGAAAAAAAGTTGCTATCAATAACCTTAGTCGATATTCGGGAGTTCTGTTCTGATAAACATAAAACTGCAGATGATGAACCGTATGGCGGCGGACCGGGTATGGTAATAAAACCGGAACCGCTGACCGCAGCGATAGAATCGCGATTAGCAAAATATCCGGATGCAGAATTGATTTTTTTATCCCCGCAAGGGAAATTATTTAATCAGCAGCTGGCGCGCGAGTTGGCAAACAAACCCAATTTGGTATTAGTTTGCGGGAGATACGAAGGAATCGACGAACGGGTTAAACAGTTATTCAACCATCAGGAGATTTCGATTGGCGATTATGTATTGACTGGCGGAGAAATCCCGGCATTGGTGATTATCGATGCGGTGAGTAGACTATTGCCCGGGGTAGTAGGCAATCCAGAATCGGTTATTGCGGATTCGTTTTCTGAATGGGCAGGATTTGATTATCCGCATTATACGCGCCCGGCGGTTTTCCGTGGATTAGCTGTTCCCGAAGTATTAACCAGCGGCAATCACGAACGAATTCGGCGCTGGCGCAGAAAACAAGCGCTTAAAAAAACAAGATTAGTTCGTCCTGAGTTAATCAAGGCGGATTTGATGACCGCGGAAGATAAACAGCTCATTGCTGAAATTGAAGCTGAATTAAATGTAAAATAA
- the ffh gene encoding signal recognition particle protein → MFESLTNKLESVFKRLRGTVTLNERNIADAMREVRLALLEADVNFKVVRDFTERVKSRAVGQEVLQSLTPAQQVIKIVHEELIALMGGRTEVGASGISPLNLYPDKLNSIMLIGLQGSGKTTACVKLAKHFRSKGYRPMLVAADIYRPAAIKQLETLGKQIQVPVFSVGTEVAPPKIAKTAIASAHEQNYNLVIIDTAGRLHIDTELMQELQEMKSSISPNEIWLVCDAMTGQDAVNVAQQFHQEIGITGVILTKVDGDARGGAVLSIRAVTGAPIRFVGVGEKLDDLEYFHPERMASRILGMGDVLTLIEKAEATLDAKKAKEMEEKLRKATFTLEDFREQLLSVRKMGSLESLFSMIPGMGKISDPALMQQSEQELKKIEAIINSMTPAERRDPQIISGSRRLRIAKGSGTSVQDINRLLKQYEQMRKMFKQFASGGKHMPKLGKIKFGF, encoded by the coding sequence ATGTTTGAAAGTCTAACGAATAAACTGGAATCGGTTTTCAAACGATTGCGTGGAACCGTAACGCTGAATGAAAGAAATATCGCGGATGCAATGCGGGAAGTTCGGTTAGCATTGCTAGAAGCGGATGTGAACTTTAAGGTTGTTCGCGATTTCACCGAACGGGTTAAATCTCGCGCAGTCGGTCAGGAAGTTCTGCAGAGTTTAACTCCAGCGCAGCAGGTGATTAAAATCGTTCATGAAGAGTTAATCGCATTAATGGGCGGCAGGACGGAAGTTGGTGCCAGCGGTATTTCGCCATTAAACCTTTACCCAGATAAACTCAATTCCATTATGCTGATAGGACTTCAAGGTTCTGGGAAAACCACTGCCTGCGTTAAACTCGCAAAACATTTCCGCAGTAAAGGGTATCGACCGATGTTAGTTGCAGCGGATATTTATCGTCCGGCAGCGATTAAACAGTTGGAAACGTTAGGGAAACAAATCCAGGTTCCGGTGTTCTCGGTAGGTACTGAGGTTGCTCCGCCGAAAATCGCAAAAACTGCAATTGCATCTGCGCATGAACAGAATTATAATTTGGTTATCATTGATACCGCTGGTCGGTTGCATATTGATACCGAATTAATGCAAGAGTTGCAAGAGATGAAATCTAGTATTTCACCGAATGAAATCTGGTTAGTATGCGATGCAATGACTGGTCAGGATGCGGTGAATGTCGCCCAGCAGTTTCATCAGGAGATTGGAATAACCGGCGTTATTCTGACCAAAGTAGATGGCGATGCGCGCGGTGGCGCAGTGTTATCAATTCGGGCAGTAACCGGAGCGCCAATTCGGTTTGTCGGCGTTGGCGAAAAACTAGACGACCTCGAATATTTCCATCCGGAACGAATGGCATCGCGAATCCTCGGAATGGGCGATGTTCTAACCTTGATTGAAAAAGCGGAAGCGACACTCGATGCGAAAAAAGCTAAGGAGATGGAAGAGAAACTGCGGAAAGCAACGTTTACCTTAGAAGATTTCCGTGAGCAGTTATTATCCGTTCGCAAGATGGGGTCGTTAGAATCGTTATTCAGTATGATTCCGGGAATGGGCAAAATCAGCGACCCGGCATTGATGCAGCAATCGGAACAGGAGTTGAAAAAAATCGAAGCAATCATCAATTCGATGACGCCGGCAGAACGACGTGACCCGCAGATTATCAGCGGGAGTCGCCGGTTACGAATTGCGAAAGGTAGCGGCACTTCGGTGCAGGATATTAACCGGCTATTGAAACAGTACGAACAGATGCGAAAAATGTTTAAACAATTCGCATCCGGTGGAAAACACATGCCGAAATTAGGCAAAATAAAATTCGGGTTTTAA
- a CDS encoding GspE/PulE family protein, with protein sequence MFNLQDTPQKPSQLVDELIAQAYAWRASDIHLEPHQNGYRILYRRDGVLHQVNQTNLDIGIKLVARIKVLAQLPVYLRDTPFDGRLVWKNDGNPHHDLRVSIIPTIHGEKAVIRLFDFAQHQLHLAELGFSVQTLKQLEQLFTQPRGTILLTGPAGSGKTTTIYSALRYIHKQNQQMKNILTIEDPVECDLGFAAQTQVKPKLGLTFAEGLRSVLRQDPEVIVVGEIRDFETAQIAISAGLTGHLVISTVHSGRATEVYIRLLEMGIEPYLLASSVSGILAQRLVRKICEQCKEEYRSQLVNDIPAFNCLTSMKLYHGKGCDACANTGYFGRTAISELLIPNESIRQLLLSKTTTQELEQTARNNGMQNILDDGIEKVKQGITTLEELVRVIERSIIYD encoded by the coding sequence ATGTTCAACCTGCAAGATACACCCCAAAAACCAAGTCAGCTCGTTGATGAATTGATTGCGCAAGCGTATGCTTGGCGTGCCAGTGATATCCATCTAGAACCGCATCAGAATGGGTATCGAATACTCTATCGTCGCGACGGCGTTTTACATCAGGTTAACCAGACTAATCTAGATATCGGAATTAAATTAGTTGCTCGGATTAAAGTTCTAGCACAACTTCCGGTATACTTACGAGACACGCCATTCGACGGGCGGTTAGTCTGGAAAAATGACGGTAATCCGCACCATGATTTACGGGTTTCTATTATTCCGACCATTCACGGGGAAAAAGCGGTTATTCGATTATTCGATTTCGCACAACATCAATTGCATCTCGCAGAGTTAGGGTTCTCAGTTCAAACTCTCAAACAATTAGAACAATTGTTTACTCAACCGCGTGGTACGATTTTATTAACCGGTCCCGCTGGAAGTGGAAAAACTACTACGATTTATTCCGCATTGCGGTATATCCATAAACAGAACCAACAGATGAAAAATATTCTTACGATCGAAGATCCAGTTGAATGCGATTTGGGGTTTGCGGCACAAACGCAGGTTAAACCGAAACTCGGGTTAACTTTTGCGGAAGGATTACGCTCGGTTCTTCGACAAGATCCGGAAGTAATCGTTGTCGGCGAAATCCGGGATTTCGAAACGGCACAGATTGCTATTTCTGCAGGATTAACCGGCCATCTGGTAATTAGCACCGTCCATTCTGGTCGCGCAACGGAAGTCTATATCCGTTTATTAGAGATGGGCATTGAACCGTATCTATTAGCTTCATCAGTGAGCGGGATTCTCGCACAACGGCTGGTTCGTAAAATCTGTGAACAATGTAAAGAAGAATATCGTTCTCAATTGGTCAATGATATACCCGCGTTTAATTGTTTAACCTCAATGAAGTTATACCATGGTAAAGGATGCGATGCCTGTGCGAATACCGGCTATTTCGGCAGGACTGCGATAAGCGAATTGTTGATTCCGAACGAATCTATCCGTCAGCTACTGTTGTCGAAAACAACAACACAAGAACTGGAACAAACCGCACGAAATAATGGGATGCAGAATATTCTTGACGATGGCATCGAAAAGGTTAAACAAGGTATAACTACCTTAGAAGAACTCGTTCGAGTTATCGAACGCTCGATAATCTATGACTAA
- a CDS encoding RNA methyltransferase: MSPRVYVALVHYPVRNREGKLVTTSITNYDLHDIARTCRTFGIIKYYLVNPLESQLMLAERIAFYWQHGLGSRLIPDRKEAFTLVRVKETIEQVIAEIQDEEGSNPVLVGTDAREMPNTISYSALRGAMNESSRPYLLIFGTGWGIEQTWLNSLDYRLEPIRGTVDAYNHLSVRAAVAIILDRLLGERKLEK; encoded by the coding sequence ATGTCACCTCGGGTTTATGTTGCACTAGTGCATTATCCAGTTCGTAATCGCGAAGGGAAACTGGTTACCACATCAATTACGAACTACGATTTGCATGATATCGCGCGAACCTGTCGAACGTTTGGGATAATAAAGTATTATCTGGTTAACCCACTGGAATCGCAGTTGATGCTCGCGGAACGAATTGCGTTTTACTGGCAACACGGATTAGGTAGTCGGCTTATCCCCGACCGTAAGGAAGCATTCACGCTCGTTCGAGTTAAAGAAACGATTGAACAGGTTATCGCCGAAATTCAGGACGAAGAAGGTAGTAACCCGGTTCTGGTAGGAACGGATGCGCGAGAAATGCCGAATACCATTTCCTATTCAGCGTTACGAGGAGCAATGAATGAATCGTCCCGACCTTATCTGCTTATTTTCGGTACCGGTTGGGGAATAGAACAAACCTGGCTGAATTCTTTGGATTATCGGCTAGAACCGATTCGTGGTACCGTTGATGCATATAATCATTTATCGGTTCGCGCAGCGGTTGCGATAATTTTAGATCGATTATTAGGCGAACGTAAACTGGAGAAGTAG